Proteins encoded in a region of the Bacteroidota bacterium genome:
- the hemF gene encoding oxygen-dependent coproporphyrinogen oxidase, with amino-acid sequence MNKDNIANWLMQLQDSICSALEKADGKSKFLEEKWERAEGGGGRTRVMKDGAVIEKGGVNFSAVHGKTPEFLLRDKEHSSADKSASEFFATGASIVIHPNSPMLPIIHMNIRYFEMTGGVKWLGGGIDLTPHYVVEDDAKYFHGELKKVCDKHHANYYTKFKKWADDYFFIAHRNETRGIGGIFFDRLNEGDGMSFEKNLSFWKEVGEAFAPIYVELIRRNKNKSFTERHKQWQLLRRGRYVEFNLVYDKGTKFGLETNGRIESILMSLPKFASWEYNFVPEINSEESKTLSLLKKEINWV; translated from the coding sequence ATAAACAAAGACAATATTGCCAATTGGTTAATGCAATTGCAAGATTCTATTTGTTCGGCGCTTGAAAAGGCTGACGGCAAATCAAAATTTTTAGAAGAGAAATGGGAGAGAGCTGAAGGTGGCGGCGGAAGAACCCGTGTAATGAAAGATGGTGCTGTCATTGAAAAAGGCGGTGTCAATTTCTCAGCAGTTCATGGGAAAACACCGGAATTCTTATTGAGAGACAAAGAGCATAGTTCGGCTGATAAAAGTGCATCGGAATTTTTTGCTACAGGAGCCTCCATTGTGATTCATCCGAATAGTCCTATGTTGCCGATTATTCATATGAATATTCGTTATTTCGAGATGACCGGTGGTGTGAAGTGGTTGGGTGGTGGAATAGATTTAACACCGCACTATGTAGTGGAGGACGATGCGAAATATTTTCACGGTGAATTAAAAAAAGTTTGCGACAAGCATCATGCAAATTATTACACGAAGTTCAAAAAATGGGCGGATGATTATTTTTTTATAGCGCACCGTAATGAAACACGTGGTATTGGCGGAATATTTTTTGACCGTTTAAATGAGGGAGATGGCATGAGCTTTGAAAAAAATCTTTCATTCTGGAAAGAAGTTGGTGAAGCTTTTGCTCCGATATATGTAGAACTGATCCGTCGTAATAAAAATAAATCTTTTACCGAGCGTCATAAGCAATGGCAATTGCTGCGCAGAGGGCGTTACGTTGAATTTAATTTAGTGTACGATAAAGGAACTAAGTTCGGACTGGAAACAAACGGTCGTATCGAATCTATATTAATGAGTTTACCCAAATTCGCTAGCTGGGAATATAATTTTGTACCGGAGATAAATTCTGAAGAGTCCAAAACACTTTCTTTATTGAAGAAGGAAATCAATTGGGTTTAA